TTTCATAATGAATGTGGTATCTAATAAAAAAAATTTAACAACAAAGAAACATATGATTTTGCTGGTTAAAGAAGGACATAAAACCATGAAAAAAATCGTTTTAACGATTTTTGGCTCATTGTCTCTCATGGTTTTCTTTTTCTTTTCTTTTTTTCTATGTTTCTATGTGGTTAGAATAAACAAAAAATGCTTTAACTTTGTTTTAGTTAGTGGATGCAATTTGAATGAATAATCCATAATTATAAAAAACAAAAAACTATGATCGCAAAAAAAGTAGAATCAGCTTTAAATCAGCAAATCGAGCTGGAAGCAGCATCTTCACAATATTATTTAGCAATGGCTTCTTGGGCTGAAACACAAGGTTTAGAAGGTGTTGCAGCCTTTTTATACACACATGCAGATGAGGAGCGCATGCACATGCTTAAATTGATAAAGTATGTAAACGAGCGTGGTGGACAAGCGTTGATTCCGGCATTAAAGGCACAACCGCAAAAATTTAAATCAGTACAATTTGTATTTGAGGAAGTATTGAAGCACGAAGTATTGGTTTCAAATGAAATTAATAATTGTGTTGAAGTGTGTTTGAAAGAAAAGGATTATACAACACACAACTTCTTGCAATGGTATGTTTCTGAGCAAATTGAAGAAGAAGCATTGGCTCGCAAAATCCTAGATAAATTAAAATTTATTGGTGGAGATAAGAGTGGTTTATATTTCTTCGATAGAGATTTGGGTAGTATTTCTGTTGCGGATACTGGCGCAGATAAAGGAAACGCATAAAATAAAAAAGCCTCGTTTGTCGACTTCGCTCGAAATGACAAACGAGGCTTTTTTTAATTCATCTCTATTGCCTCCCCAATCAACTTGCCTTCAATCAAAAATCCATCGTGCCCATAAGGAGAATCAATTTCCACAAATTTTGAATTTGGAATGTGCTGCGCCATTGTTTTTTGTTCGGCAATCGGACAAAGGAAATCGCTGGAGATGCCGATGATGGTTGTTTTTAAGGAAATACTTTTTAATACATCTTCGAGTGTCCCTCTGTTGCGAGCGATGTTATGCGAATCCATCGCCTTTGTTAAAATCCAATAACTATAAGCATTGAACCGTTTTACCAATTTTTCACCTTGATAATTGATATAAGAGCTTGCTTTGAAATTGTCTAATTTATGTTCACTGTCCGTTTGTGTTTTCACAAAGGCATCGTAATTTCTATACGTGAGCATGCCGATTGCTCGCGCAGTTTTTAGTCCGGCTGCTCCTGCTGTCTGGTGATGTTCTTTCCATGTTAAATCCGTTTCAATTGCCAAGCGTTGCGCTGTATGGATGGCAATACCCCAAGCTGATTCTTGCGCACCAGTAGCCACCAGCACCATGTTTTCAAAAACAGTTGGTTCTGTTAAAGCCCATTCAATTGTTTGATAGCCAC
This Bacteroidota bacterium DNA region includes the following protein-coding sequences:
- a CDS encoding ferritin codes for the protein MIAKKVESALNQQIELEAASSQYYLAMASWAETQGLEGVAAFLYTHADEERMHMLKLIKYVNERGGQALIPALKAQPQKFKSVQFVFEEVLKHEVLVSNEINNCVEVCLKEKDYTTHNFLQWYVSEQIEEEALARKILDKLKFIGGDKSGLYFFDRDLGSISVADTGADKGNA
- the metX gene encoding homoserine O-acetyltransferase, which produces MNKHFFTYRQPLKLENGQTLQTLDVVYHTYGAINADKSNVVWFCHALTANSDVADWWDTLVGAGKKYDPAHHFIICANIIGSCYGSSGPLSINPETQKPFYSSFPQVTIRDMVQAHIILRKHLGIEKINTIIGGSMGGYQTIEWALTEPTVFENMVLVATGAQESAWGIAIHTAQRLAIETDLTWKEHHQTAGAAGLKTARAIGMLTYRNYDAFVKTQTDSEHKLDNFKASSYINYQGEKLVKRFNAYSYWILTKAMDSHNIARNRGTLEDVLKSISLKTTIIGISSDFLCPIAEQKTMAQHIPNSKFVEIDSPYGHDGFLIEGKLIGEAIEMN